One stretch of Serinicoccus hydrothermalis DNA includes these proteins:
- a CDS encoding DUF3253 domain-containing protein, whose translation MSADPPTEKWCASCGRRIEWRKKWERSWEQVRYCSAACRKRGVRPVDRELEATIVRLLSARAARSTICPSEAAREVARTQGQGGEGAGEPEAWRELMEPARRAARRLVVSGRVEITQGGRVVDPSTAIGPIRLRRGPGWSG comes from the coding sequence ATGAGCGCGGACCCGCCCACCGAGAAGTGGTGCGCCTCCTGCGGGCGCCGGATCGAGTGGCGCAAGAAGTGGGAGCGCTCCTGGGAGCAGGTGCGCTACTGCTCCGCCGCCTGCCGGAAGCGGGGCGTGCGTCCGGTCGACCGCGAGCTCGAGGCGACGATCGTCCGGCTGCTGTCGGCACGCGCCGCCCGCTCGACGATCTGCCCGTCGGAGGCCGCCCGGGAGGTCGCCCGCACCCAGGGGCAGGGCGGCGAGGGTGCCGGGGAGCCCGAGGCCTGGCGCGAGCTCATGGAGCCGGCCCGCCGCGCGGCGCGGCGGCTCGTGGTCTCCGGCCGGGTGGAGATCACCCAGGGCGGCCGCGTGGTCGACCCCTCCACCGCGATCGGGCCCATCCGGCTGCGACGCGGCCCCGGGTGGAGCGGCTGA